A stretch of Aedes aegypti strain LVP_AGWG chromosome 2, AaegL5.0 Primary Assembly, whole genome shotgun sequence DNA encodes these proteins:
- the LOC5568299 gene encoding protein TSSC1, producing MDENNSLVYGLEFQARALASRQTESDQVRFFCATQSLKPNNQLHVLDLNEDSCPSLEAKVFSHPLGEVWKLTASPHDGNTLASCYSIHRGTQTTMQTALLRLPDQFESSEEFLQFADVDILKTDGYGGEIRATEFHPTDSALLSTVVDGKVLLFNRAEASTKLVAEINAKHMPKFSGGRWSHFNQGNQFITLFDCSIKSYDVRDPNHCAWTIEDAHSQLVRDLDCNPNKQCHIVTGGDDGVMKIWDFRNTKEHVFARNDHHHWIWNVRYNTYHDQLLLSSSSDGKVLLTCASSVSSETLESGGDNLSDKEQLADGLLQMFDQHEDSVYCVEWSTADPWVFASLSYDGRLVISKVPKQYKYQILL from the exons ATGGACGAAAATAACTCACTGGTTTACGGTTTGGAGTTCCAG GCCCGGGCACTAGCATCAAGGCAGACCGAAAGCGACCAGGTCCGTTTCTTCTGTGCCACCCAGTCGTTGAAACCGAATAACCAGTTGCACGTCCTGGATCTCAACGAAGACAGCTGCCCTTCCCTGGAGGCGAAAGTGTTCTCCCATCCACTGGGCGAAGTGTGGAAACTGACCGCCAGCCCGCACGATGGCAACACGTTGGCCTCTTGCTACAGTATCCACCGGGGCACACAAACCACCATGCAGACGGCTTTATTGCGCCTGCCAGATCAGTTTGAATCCAGCGAGGAGTTCCTGCAGTTTGCTGACGTAGACATTTTGAAGACGGATGGATATGGGGGAGAAATACGGGCAACGGAATTTCATCCAACCGATTCGGCTCTACTGAGTACCGTTGTAGATGGGAAGGTGTTACTATTCAACCGGGCAGAGGCCAGTACGAAATTGGTAGCGGAAATTAACGCCAAACACATGCCCAAATTCTCCGGAGGCCGTTGGTCCCATTTCAACCAGGGTAATCAATTTATAACGCTGTTCGATTGCAGCATCAAATCGTACGACGTCCGGGATCCGAATCACTGTGCGTGGACCATTGAGGATGCCCATAGTCAGCTGGTTCGTGACCTAGACTGCAATCCGAATAAGCAGTGCCACATCGTCACGGGGGGAGACGACGGAGTGATGAAGATTTGGGACTTCCGGAATACCAAGGAGCACGTATTTGCCCGGAATGACCATCACCATTGGATTTGGAATGTACGGTACAACACCTATCACGATCAGCTGCTCCTCTCCAGTAGTAGCGATGGCAAAGTCCTGCTGACTTGTGCCAGTAGTGTGAGTTCGGAGACACTGGAAAGTGGCGGGGACAATCTCAGTGACAAGGAACAGCTGGCCGATGGATTGTTGCAAATGTTTGACCAGCATGAGGATTCGGTTTACTGCGTGGAGTGGAGTACCGCAGATCCGTGGGTGTTCGCTTCGCTGAGCTACGATGGGAGATTGGTAATCTCGAAGGTTCCCAAACAGTACAAGTATCAAATATTGCTGTAA
- the LOC5568298 gene encoding uncharacterized protein LOC5568298, which translates to MGDNNLLAAYKLINSQLVLSNQKLKEEIKEKVEMINGLNAELMQYRIENKTLRDMVQKLLEQFKMVTKIMGSVRDQSESVFNTVFNEHAKKEHEQQTRGLVAEIFYEKRRAERQPYVDEAAIEEAEDENHSMEDYEISAREGEETAEELGEEEEEIEDANSTPSKSPLVKRLGKKSRNRSFDESFETIDTNRVVKAMRKSQEYIQRRDSRDGRQPSDEESLQEKSEKKEETDTSNVTLTAPVITIDATSATIDTKGQITIRNSTQLEVSSFSSNSGVSDQSTQSDLNPTTDQSLRPVSIKRMASDSMLTTLIEREANKENSFVNNDTISNAASSTPVVKKRGRPQKPKPSYPHGIAGLSPVPFVSLKPLTKQNLSLHDISIDAFANDNDLKKPKIEDNCSDHNSIESNESGRPRRKAAPKTLKEPKINVKQRRT; encoded by the exons ATGGGGGACAACAACCTCCTGGCGGCGTACAAGCTTATTAACTCGCAGTTGGTACTAAGCAACCAGAAACTGAAGGAAGAAATCAAGGAAAAGGTGGAGATGATTAACGGTTTAAATGCGGAACTGATGCAGTAcaggattgaaaacaaaactctCCGGGACATGGTCCAGAAGCTGTTGGAGCAGTTCAAAATGGTTACGAAGATAATGGGATCGGTTCGGGATCAGAGCGAGTCGGTGTTCAACACGGTTTTCAACGAGCACGCCAAAAAGGAACACGAACAACAGACGCGCGGACTGGTGGCCGAAATATTCTACGAAAAGCGCCGGGCGGAACGGCAACCGTATGTGGACGAAGCGGCAATCGAGGAAGCGGAGGACGAAAACCACTCGATGGAGGATTACGAAATTTCGGCCCGGGAAGGCGAGGAAACGGCCGAGGAGCTTGGCGAGGAAGAGGAAGAAATAGAGGACGCAAATTCGACTCCATCCAAAAGTCCGTTGGTCAAACGGTTGGGAAAGAAATCCCGGAATCGTAGCTTCGATGAATCATTCGAAACCATCGATACCAATCGGGTGGTCAAAGCGATGCGCAAAAGCCAAGAATACATCCAGCGGAGAGATTCACGGGATGGGAGGCAGCCAAGCGACGAAGAAAGTCTGCAGGAGAAAAGCGAAAAGAAAGAGGAGACAGATACGTCTAATGTGACCCTGACGGCACCGGTTATAACTATTGATGCCACGAGCGCCACGATTGATACGAAAG GACAAATAACCATACGGAACAGCACACAACTGGAGGTCAGTAGTTTCTCTAGCAACTCGGGCGTTAGTGACCAGAGCACCCAAAGTGATTTGAATCCAACTACGGACCAGAGCTTACGCCCCGTTTCTATCAAGCGTATGGCCAGCGATTCCATGCTAACGACCCTCATCGAGCGCGAAGCCAACAAAGAGAACAGCTTTGTCAATAACGATACGATTTCCAACGCTGCCTCGTCCACACCTGTGGTGAAGAAGAGAGGTCGTCCGCAAAAGCCCAAACCGTCCTACCCGCACGGAATTGCCGGATTATCACCCGTGCCGTTTGTGTCGCTGAAGCCATTGACCAAACAGAATCTCAGCCTGCACGACATATCCATCGATGCGTTCGCCAATGACAACGATCTCAAGAAACCGAAAATCGAAGATAATTGTAGCGATCACAATAGTATAGAATCCAACGAATCTGGGAGACCCCGACGAAAGGCAGCTCCCAAAACGTTGAAGGAACCGAAAATTAACGTAAAACAGCGACGGACATAG